One genomic segment of Triplophysa rosa linkage group LG22, Trosa_1v2, whole genome shotgun sequence includes these proteins:
- the vps26bl gene encoding vacuolar protein sorting-associated protein 26B-like, giving the protein MSFFSFGQSAEIDIVLNDAETRKKVEHKTEDGKKDKYFLFYDGETVSGKVNVTLKNPGKRLEHQGIKIEFIGQIELYYDRGNHHEFVSLVKDLARPGEMAQSQTFDFEFTHVEKPYESYTGQNVKLRYFLRATISRRLNDISKEMDIVVHTLSTYPELNSSIKMEVGIEDCLHIEFEYNKSKYHLKDVIVGKIYFLLVRIKIKHMEIDIIKRETTGTGPNVYHENDTIAKYEIMDGAPVRGESIPIRLFLAGYEMTPTMRDINKKFSVRYYLNLVLIDEEERRYFKQQEITLWRKGDIVRKSMSHHAAIASQRFEGSASAEKALAQAKEDSN; this is encoded by the exons ATGAGCTTCTTCAGTTTCGGACAGAGTGCTGAAATTGACATAGTTCTGAATGATGCCGAGACGAGAAAAAAGGTGGAGCACAAAACAGAGGATGGAAAAAAGGACAAATATTTTCTGTTCTACGACGGGGAGACAGTCTCTGGGAAAGTCAACGTAACCCTGAAAAATCCAGGGAAAAGGCTGGAACATCAAGGCATCAAAATTGAATTTATCGGCCAAATCG AGTTGTATTATGACAGAGGGAACCACCATGAGTTTGTCTCTCTGGTGAAGGATTTAGCTCGGCCTGGAGAAATGGCCCAATCCCAGACCTTTGATTTCGAGTTTACGCATGTGGAGAAACCATATGAATCCTACACTGGTCAAAATGTGAAACTTCG TTATTTCCTGCGGGCCACGATCAGCAGGAGACTAAATGACATCAGCAAAGAGATGGACATTGTGGTGCACACGCTCAGTACGTATCCAGAGCTCAACTCCTCCATAAAGATGGAGGTGGGAATCGAGGACTGTCTGCACATTGAGTTTGAGTACAACAAGTCCAA GTATCACCTAAAAGATGTCATTGTGGGGAAGATCTATTTCCTGTTGGTGCGAATCAAGATCAAACATATGGAAATCGACATAATTAAACGCGAAACGACAGGGACGGGGCCAAATGTGTACCATGAAAACGACACCATTGCAAAATACGAGATTATGGATGGGGCACCTGTCCGAG GCGAATCCATCCCGATCCGTCTTTTCTTGGCTGGGTATGAGATGACTCCTACCATGAGAGACATTAATAAAAAGTTCTCTGTACGTTATTACCTGAACCTCGTGCTCATCGACGAAGAAGAGAGACGCTACTTCAAGCAACAG GAGATCACGCTGTGGAGGAAAGGCGATATTGTAAGAAAGAGCATGTCCCACCATGCGGCCATTGCCTCTCAACGCTTTGAAGGTTCAGCAAGTGCAGAGAAAGCTCTCGCTCAGGCTAAAGAGGACAGCAACTAA